From a single Rhodococcus qingshengii JCM 15477 genomic region:
- a CDS encoding peptidoglycan D,D-transpeptidase FtsI family protein: MSQNSRNNPGRRPRRSATASFPFRQRVGRITMCGALAVAALQLLWIQGIDAPSLAAESANQRTTTQVDPAVRGSITDRNGNPLAFTMEAKALTFQPVRVRKELEEARAKSIEQGAEGDKQAPEVSDRLAEIAAGIHAKLGDTVPEKDLLQKMNSNETFTYLARSVDPAVAAEISDKFREVGLERQDIREYPGGSLAANLVGATGWDGHGLLGLEDSMDSTLAGTDGSETYDRGSDGAVIPGSWRDKQPAVNGSGVELTIDSDLQFYVQQQVQIAKDKSGAKNASVVVMDSKTGQVLAMSNDSTFNPAIGIDKNAPTAEMGNPSVSTPFEPGSVNKIVTAAAAIEDGKTTPDEVLQVPGSITMSGATVKDAWDHGVAPYTSTGVFGKSSNVGTLMLAQRVGEDRYADMLNRFGLGQRTDVGLPGESAGSVPSRDQWSGGTFANLPIGQGLSMTTLQMTGMYQAIANDGVRIPPRIVKSTVDSSGTRTETPQPEGVEVVSAQTAATVRDMFRSVTQEDTGNQRGTGVAAGVEGYQVSGKTGTAQQVDPACKCYSNSNYWITFAGIAPADNPRFVIGIMLDAPVRGVDGGGGQSAAPLFHNIASWMLQRDSVPMSPDPGRKLVLQAD; the protein is encoded by the coding sequence GTGAGTCAGAACTCCCGTAACAACCCCGGTCGGCGTCCGCGCCGCTCGGCCACCGCCTCATTTCCGTTTCGTCAGCGAGTCGGTCGTATCACCATGTGTGGTGCGCTCGCCGTTGCGGCATTGCAGCTCTTGTGGATTCAGGGAATCGACGCGCCGAGTCTGGCTGCGGAATCTGCCAATCAACGAACCACGACCCAGGTCGATCCGGCTGTACGTGGCTCGATAACCGATCGCAACGGAAACCCCCTCGCCTTCACCATGGAAGCCAAGGCGCTGACTTTCCAGCCGGTGCGGGTACGCAAGGAACTCGAGGAAGCGCGCGCCAAGAGCATCGAGCAGGGCGCCGAGGGTGACAAGCAGGCGCCGGAAGTGAGCGATCGCCTCGCCGAGATCGCCGCCGGAATCCACGCCAAGCTCGGCGATACCGTTCCGGAAAAAGATCTGCTTCAGAAGATGAACAGCAACGAGACTTTCACGTACCTCGCGCGCAGCGTGGATCCGGCGGTTGCTGCCGAGATCTCGGACAAGTTCCGGGAGGTCGGCCTCGAGCGTCAGGACATCCGCGAGTACCCCGGTGGCTCTCTGGCCGCGAATCTCGTCGGCGCGACCGGCTGGGACGGGCACGGTTTGCTCGGTCTCGAAGATTCGATGGACTCCACGCTCGCCGGAACCGATGGATCCGAAACGTATGACCGCGGTTCCGACGGCGCTGTGATCCCCGGTAGCTGGCGCGACAAGCAACCGGCAGTCAACGGTTCGGGTGTCGAGCTGACCATCGATTCGGACCTCCAGTTCTACGTTCAGCAGCAGGTCCAGATCGCCAAGGACAAGTCGGGCGCAAAGAACGCTTCGGTTGTGGTCATGGACTCCAAGACGGGACAGGTGTTGGCCATGTCCAACGACAGCACCTTCAACCCCGCAATCGGCATCGACAAGAACGCGCCGACAGCCGAAATGGGCAATCCGTCGGTCAGTACGCCGTTCGAGCCCGGATCGGTGAACAAGATCGTCACCGCAGCAGCGGCCATCGAGGACGGTAAGACAACTCCGGACGAAGTTCTGCAGGTCCCGGGCAGCATCACGATGTCCGGTGCCACAGTCAAGGACGCGTGGGATCACGGTGTGGCCCCGTACACCTCTACCGGTGTGTTCGGAAAGTCCTCGAACGTCGGCACCTTGATGCTCGCTCAGCGAGTGGGCGAGGATCGCTACGCAGACATGCTGAACAGGTTCGGCCTCGGACAACGCACCGACGTCGGACTTCCCGGCGAGAGCGCGGGCAGCGTTCCGAGTCGCGACCAGTGGTCGGGCGGAACCTTCGCGAACCTGCCGATCGGGCAGGGTCTCTCGATGACAACCCTGCAGATGACCGGGATGTACCAGGCCATTGCCAACGACGGCGTGCGAATTCCTCCGCGGATCGTGAAGTCGACTGTCGATTCTTCCGGCACGCGGACCGAGACGCCGCAGCCCGAGGGCGTCGAGGTGGTCAGCGCCCAGACAGCGGCGACCGTTCGAGACATGTTCCGGTCGGTCACTCAGGAAGACACCGGCAACCAACGAGGAACCGGTGTTGCCGCGGGTGTGGAGGGATACCAGGTCAGTGGAAAGACCGGGACCGCGCAGCAGGTGGATCCCGCGTGCAAGTGCTACTCCAACTCCAACTACTGGATCACCTTCGCGGGAATCGCGCCTGCGGACAATCCTCGATTCGTGATCGGAATCATGCTCGACGCACCGGTTCGCGGCGTGGACGGCGGCGGCGGTCAGTCGGCGGCACCGTTGTTCCACAACATCGCGTCGTGGATGCTCCAGCGTGACAGTGTCCCGATGTCGCCGGACCCCGGTCGCAAGTTGGTGTTGCAGGCGGACTGA